A part of Drosophila bipectinata strain 14024-0381.07 chromosome 3L, DbipHiC1v2, whole genome shotgun sequence genomic DNA contains:
- the LOC108126243 gene encoding uncharacterized protein, with the protein MFKFLAIALFALIACVAAKPGIVAPLAYSASLVAAPSAAVYSREYHGNFAAPYVAASPYVASPYVASPYVASPYVASPYVASPYVAAPYTAPLLLKK; encoded by the coding sequence ATGTTCAAGTTCCTCGCCATCGCCCTGTTCGCCCTGATTGCCTGCGTCGCCGCCAAGCCCGGCATCGTGGCTCCTCTGGCCTACTCCGCCTCCCTGGTGGCTGCTCCCTCGGCGGCTGTCTACTCCCGGGAGTACCACGGCAACTTCGCAGCTCCCTACGTGGCAGCCTCTCCCTACGTGGCCTCCCCCTACGTGGCCTCCCCCTACGTGGCATCCCCTTACGTGGCATCGCCCTATGTGGCGTCTCCCTACGTGGCTGCCCCCTACACTGCTCCTCTGCTGCTGAAGAAGTAG
- the LOC108126233 gene encoding uncharacterized protein, translating to MDTLSPNSGSKSSSSGSSAASSSMDLGKQQQKELHHHLHSRSGPKKLSRSRSLLQLLSKHLGRHFHHQHHLNETVYSSQDDIRSSSTDSFSLSYERGSHECPINGSSLDLEHTSRTSSASACSRYSPGLDFYDQQGHIYVDAVYRPGSAMEQLHPQLQFEEDSSEGSCNEGEDEGTDENENENSKPRSASAASATKSTGLHLSRISISSSVSRMLQHFSSPTGNSSLRSLSCSSTPLRQPKKSLSPHNSNSSSSSSHSSSSKSCGAPASKKEKKQQSILRPPVQYVYMKGMSGLYSRVPSYAVCYPYTLQHMY from the coding sequence atggATACACTCTCACCAAACAGCGGCTCCAAGTCGAGCTCCAGCGGCAGTTCGGCGGCCAGTTCCTCCATGGATCTGggcaagcagcagcagaaggagCTGCACCATCACCTCCACTCCAGGAGCGGACCCAAAAAACTGTCCCGCTCCCGGAGCCTGCTGCAGCTGCTCAGCAAGCACTTGGGCAGGCACTTCCACCATCAACACCATTTGAATGAAACCGTCTACAGCAGCCAGGACGACATTCGCAGCAGCTCCACAGACTCCTTCAGCCTGAGCTACGAGCGCGGCAGCCACGAGTGTCCCATCAATGGATCCAGCTTGGATTTGGAGCACACCTCCAGGACCTCGAGTGCCTCGGCCTGTTCGCGGTACTCGCCTGGCCTGGACTTTTACGATCAGCAGGGCCACATCTATGTGGACGCAGTCTACCGACCAGGCAGCGCCATGGAGCAACTGCATCCGCAGCTGCAGTTCGAGGAGGACAGCAGCGAGGGCAGCTGCAACGAGGGCGAGGATGAGGGCACAGATGAAAACGAGAACGAGAACAGCAAGCCCCGATCCGCATCCGCCGCCTCAGCCACCAAGTCCACCGGCCTCCACCTCAGCCGGATCTCCATCTCGTCGTCGGTGAGCCGGATGTTGCAGCACTTCTCCAGCCCCACGGGCAACTCCTCCCTGCGGTCGCTGTCCTGCAGCAGCACTCCGCTCCGGCAGCCCAAGAAGTCCCTGTCGCCCCACAactccaacagcagcagcagtagcagccaCTCCAGCAGCTCCAAGTCCTGCGGCGCCCCAGCCTCCAAGAAGGAGAAGAAGCAGCAGAGCATCCTGCGGCCGCCAGTCCAGTACGTCTACATGAAGGGCATGTCGGGCCTCTACTCCCGGGTGCCCAGCTACGCGGTCTGCTATCCCTACACCCTCCAGCACATGTATTAG
- the Tengl4 gene encoding endonuclease G, mitochondrial isoform X1, with protein MSIYLIVPFCGVTAVAFFFIGAVAQQHISYKRVKSVTHQDPYVYRSRHKLYSALRFLGVEAEPPQATPIAPGKRLSRKLVTAADEEGCSVVDKAMFWGRSRIRKVRDSTEPENRDEIENVNEIMKYGFPGMDDIHIYKNFVVSYDRRNRIAHWVCERLGVECLSERDPKTLVKPNEYITDYTIPAMFSPTMRDFRNSDWVGGHMASPQNYKCDYVRFHETYKFPNIVPIHRGLKTNIWQKLEHYVRLLTLRSDAVYVYTGPMFMPQRITFRNWAIRHHVMGMNTVAVPTHFFKVIISEQKGNFDLPFMEGYVVPNADIDKNMDLRAFLSEIRDIEHFAGLKFYDGRVRNELGMSIVDNPNMDYELNIE; from the exons ATGTCAATTTACCTGATTGTTCCGTTTTGTGGGGTGACAGcagttgcatttttttttatcggaGCCGTTGCCCAGCAGCACATATCGTACAAGCGGGTTAAGAGCGTTACCCATCAGGATCCGTATGTTTATCGAAGCCGTCACAAGTTGTACAGTGCG CTGAGATTCCTGGGGGTGGAAGCTGAGCCCCCTCAGGCAACTCCGATAGCTCCGGGAAAGAGATTATCAAGGAAGCTTGTCACTGCCGCAGATGAGGAAGGATGTAGTGTTGTTGATAAAGCCATGTTCTGGGGACGTTCTCGGATTCGAAAGGTA CGAGACTCGACCGAACCCGAAAATCGAGATGAAATCGAAAACGTGAACGAAATCATGAAGTACGGATTTCCCGGAATGGACGACATCCATATCTATAAGAACTTTGTCGTTTCTTACGATCGCCGCAACCGAATCGCCCACTGGGTTTGCGAGCGTCtgggcgtggagtgcctatcGGAGAGGGATCCCAAGACCCTTGTTAAGCCCAATGAGTACATAACGGATTACACCATACCGGCCATGTTTTCCCCCACGATGAGGGACTTTCGAAACAGTGACTGGGTTGGAGGCCACATGGCTTCGCCGCAAAACTACAAGTGCGACTATGTAAGGTTCCACGAAACCTACAAGTTCCCCAACATTGTGCCCATCCATCGGGGTCTTAAGACCAACATTTGGCAGAAACTGGAGCATTATGTGAGGCTACTGACCCTGCGGTCGGATGCCGTCTATGTGTACACCGGACCCATGTTTATGCCCCAGCGGATAACCTTCCGGAATTGGGCCATTCGACATCATGTCATGGGCATGAACACGGTCGCCGTGCCCACGCACTTCTTCAAGGTAATCATTAGCGAGCAGAAGGGGAACTTTGATCTGCCCTTCATGGAGGGATATGTGGTGCCCAATGCTGACATCGACAAGAACATGGATCTTCGAGCCTTTCTCTCGGAGATTCGGGACATCGAGCACTTTGCTGGACTCAAGTTCTACGACGGCAGGGTGCGCAATGAACTGGGAATGAGTATTGTAGACAATCCCAACATGGACTATGAACTGAATATTGAATAA
- the LOC108126131 gene encoding leucine-rich repeat-containing protein 15: MVDISRRIWAIAIILALSTVDAWANGGDIPLRCDEYDPMVGYMDINEAYCTVTGFTVTHSQNVVIKNIPAGNMVKFMKFYMSTLLYMPFHLFETFPYLKTLDVSNTNIVELTRNAFSAASNLTVLNLSYNNLTSIQTSVFIGANILMRLDLSYNDITSLSVNAFCGLQTISQIFLTGNRLKELHSDIFKDNEYLEKVSFEGNMLTTIQPEVFRNLRRIKEVNLSNNQLIHIHPDTFAEAASLENLMLSYNQLQNFKLTDKNIVHQLHLDNNNLTTLLINATRFVRASYNRISQLLLYQSLHIESMDLRANNLTSISNLTNIAYLLHLDVSENPIGPLNITTFNQLKRLRGLFLRGTGIRELKFGMFSKQKYLEELDLSFNNLTSLNLDMFVPYLTNLKKFLVDGNELTELQGNRTFSETFPMLQKLGISRNRFNCSYLHHLLIPPSLAESVMLNIEPDTSLEETPHIRDVSCISQSQTAVNASFIAEESVLEGHIQTLSKQLEIVGGHSRNLERHLAFMEVFAYVLGAAIIICMVALVTLRYLKNRRSDRYDRSSIVFRSTATMDANLTLNSDLA, translated from the coding sequence ATGGTGGATATATCGCGAAGGATCTGGGCCATTGCCATTATCCTGGCCCTGAGCACCGTGGATGCCTGGGCCAATGGCGGGGATATACCCCTTCGGTGCGACGAATACGATCCGATGGTGGGCTACATGGACATCAACGAGGCCTACTGCACGGTCACCGGTTTCACGGTCACCCACAGCCAGAACGTGGTCATAAAAAACATACCGGCCGGCAACATGGTCAAGTTTATGAAATTCTACATGTCGACCCTGCTGTACATGCCCTTCCACCTGTTCGAAACGTTTCCGTATCTGAAGACCCTCGATGTCTCAAACACGAACATCGTGGAGCTCACCCGTAACGCCTTCAGCGCGGCCAGCAATCTGACGGTCTTGAATCTGTCGTACAACAACCTGACCTCCATTCAGACCTCAGTGTTCATCGGAGCCAATATTCTGATGCGCCTGGACTTGTCCTACAACGACATCACCTCCCTCAGCGTCAACGCCTTTTGCGGACTGCAGACCATCAGCCAGATATTCCTCACTGGCAACCGATTGAAGGAGCTGCACAGCGACATCTTCAAGGACAACGAGTACCTCGAGAAGGTGTCCTTTGAGGGCAACATGCTGACCACCATTCAGCCGGAGGTGTTCAGGAATCTGCGCAGAATCAAGGAAGTGAACCTCTCGAACAACCAGCTGATCCACATACATCCCGATACCTTTGCCGAGGCAGCCAGCCTGGAGAACCTGATGCTGTCCTACAATCAGTTGCAGAACTTCAAGCTCACCGACAAGAACATCGTGCACCAGTTGCACTTGGACAACAATAATCTTACCACCTTGTTGATTAATGCCACGAGATTCGTTCGGGCCAGCTACAATCGCATTTCCCAGCTACTGCTGTACCAGAGCCTGCACATCGAGAGCATGGACCTGCGGGCCAATAATCTCACCAGTATCTCGAACCTCACCAACATAGCCTACCTACTGCATCTGGATGTTTCCGAAAACCCCATCGGACCTTTGAATATAACCACCTTCAACCAACTCAAGAGACTTCGCGGACTATTTCTGAGAGGAACTGGCATCCGTGAACTCAAGTTTGGAATGTTTTCCAAACAAAAGTACCTGGAGGAACTGGATTTGTCGTTCAACAACCTGACCAGCCTTAATCTGGACATGTTCGTGCCCTATCTGACGAACCTGAAGAAGTTCCTGGTGGACGGAAACGAACTGACCGAGCTCCAGGGAAATCGCACCTTCTCGGAGACCTTCCCCATGCTCCAGAAACTGGGAATATCAAGGAACCGCTTCAACTGCTCCTACCTGCACCACCTGCTCATCCCACCATCGCTGGCCGAGTCTGTGATGCTGAACATCGAACCGGACACCAGCCTGGAAGAGACACCCCACATCCGGGACGTCTCCTGCATCAGTCAGTCCCAAACTGCAGTGAACGCTTCCTTCATCGCGGAAGAGTCCGTGCTGGAGGGACACATCCAAACGCTGTCCAAGCAGCTGGAGATCGTGGGGGGCCACTCCAGGAATCTGGAACGCCACCTGGCCTTCATGGAGGTATTCGCCTATGTCCTGGGAGCCGCGATCATCATCTGCATGGTAGCTCTGGTCACTCTCCGGTATCTGAAGAATCGGCGTTCGGATCGGTACGATCGCAGCAGCATTGTTTTCCGATCCACCGCCACAATGGATGCAAATCTTACCCTCAACAGTGATTTGGCGtaa
- the LOC108126231 gene encoding vitelline membrane protein Vm26Ab → MFKLSALVVLCALVACSSAEPKPAVLAAAPVVAAAPAGVVTATSSQYVARNFNGVAAAPVVAAAYTAPVAAAYTAPVAAAAYTAPVAAAYPAPVAAAYSAYPYAAYPYTASYTTVL, encoded by the exons ATGTTCAAGCTG TCTGCCCTCGTTGTCCTGTGCGCCCTGGTGGCCTGCTCCTCGGCCGAGCCCAAGCCAGCTGTTCTGGCCGCCGCCCCTGTGGTTGCTGCTGCCCCAGCTGGTGTGGTTACCGCCACCAGCTCCCAGTACGTGGCACGTAACTTCAATGGAGTCGCCGCTGCCCCGGTTGTAGCCGCCGCCTACACTGCCCCCGTTGCCGCTGCCTACACCGCCCCCGTTGCCGCCGCTGCTTACACCGCCCCAGTGGCTGCCGCTTACCCCGCCCCTGTGGCTGCTGCCTACTCGGCTTACCCCTATGCTGCCTACCCCTACACCGCTAGCTACACCACTGTCTTGTAA
- the Tengl4 gene encoding endonuclease G, mitochondrial isoform X2 — protein sequence MSIYLIVPFCGVTAVAFFFIGAVAQQHISYKRVKSVTHQDPYVYRSRHKLYSALRFLGVEAEPPQATPIAPGKRLSRKLVTAADEEGCSVVDKAMFWGRSRIRKRDSTEPENRDEIENVNEIMKYGFPGMDDIHIYKNFVVSYDRRNRIAHWVCERLGVECLSERDPKTLVKPNEYITDYTIPAMFSPTMRDFRNSDWVGGHMASPQNYKCDYVRFHETYKFPNIVPIHRGLKTNIWQKLEHYVRLLTLRSDAVYVYTGPMFMPQRITFRNWAIRHHVMGMNTVAVPTHFFKVIISEQKGNFDLPFMEGYVVPNADIDKNMDLRAFLSEIRDIEHFAGLKFYDGRVRNELGMSIVDNPNMDYELNIE from the exons ATGTCAATTTACCTGATTGTTCCGTTTTGTGGGGTGACAGcagttgcatttttttttatcggaGCCGTTGCCCAGCAGCACATATCGTACAAGCGGGTTAAGAGCGTTACCCATCAGGATCCGTATGTTTATCGAAGCCGTCACAAGTTGTACAGTGCG CTGAGATTCCTGGGGGTGGAAGCTGAGCCCCCTCAGGCAACTCCGATAGCTCCGGGAAAGAGATTATCAAGGAAGCTTGTCACTGCCGCAGATGAGGAAGGATGTAGTGTTGTTGATAAAGCCATGTTCTGGGGACGTTCTCGGATTCGAAAG CGAGACTCGACCGAACCCGAAAATCGAGATGAAATCGAAAACGTGAACGAAATCATGAAGTACGGATTTCCCGGAATGGACGACATCCATATCTATAAGAACTTTGTCGTTTCTTACGATCGCCGCAACCGAATCGCCCACTGGGTTTGCGAGCGTCtgggcgtggagtgcctatcGGAGAGGGATCCCAAGACCCTTGTTAAGCCCAATGAGTACATAACGGATTACACCATACCGGCCATGTTTTCCCCCACGATGAGGGACTTTCGAAACAGTGACTGGGTTGGAGGCCACATGGCTTCGCCGCAAAACTACAAGTGCGACTATGTAAGGTTCCACGAAACCTACAAGTTCCCCAACATTGTGCCCATCCATCGGGGTCTTAAGACCAACATTTGGCAGAAACTGGAGCATTATGTGAGGCTACTGACCCTGCGGTCGGATGCCGTCTATGTGTACACCGGACCCATGTTTATGCCCCAGCGGATAACCTTCCGGAATTGGGCCATTCGACATCATGTCATGGGCATGAACACGGTCGCCGTGCCCACGCACTTCTTCAAGGTAATCATTAGCGAGCAGAAGGGGAACTTTGATCTGCCCTTCATGGAGGGATATGTGGTGCCCAATGCTGACATCGACAAGAACATGGATCTTCGAGCCTTTCTCTCGGAGATTCGGGACATCGAGCACTTTGCTGGACTCAAGTTCTACGACGGCAGGGTGCGCAATGAACTGGGAATGAGTATTGTAGACAATCCCAACATGGACTATGAACTGAATATTGAATAA
- the Tengl4 gene encoding endonuclease G, mitochondrial isoform X3, translating to MFWGRSRIRKVRDSTEPENRDEIENVNEIMKYGFPGMDDIHIYKNFVVSYDRRNRIAHWVCERLGVECLSERDPKTLVKPNEYITDYTIPAMFSPTMRDFRNSDWVGGHMASPQNYKCDYVRFHETYKFPNIVPIHRGLKTNIWQKLEHYVRLLTLRSDAVYVYTGPMFMPQRITFRNWAIRHHVMGMNTVAVPTHFFKVIISEQKGNFDLPFMEGYVVPNADIDKNMDLRAFLSEIRDIEHFAGLKFYDGRVRNELGMSIVDNPNMDYELNIE from the exons ATGTTCTGGGGACGTTCTCGGATTCGAAAGGTA CGAGACTCGACCGAACCCGAAAATCGAGATGAAATCGAAAACGTGAACGAAATCATGAAGTACGGATTTCCCGGAATGGACGACATCCATATCTATAAGAACTTTGTCGTTTCTTACGATCGCCGCAACCGAATCGCCCACTGGGTTTGCGAGCGTCtgggcgtggagtgcctatcGGAGAGGGATCCCAAGACCCTTGTTAAGCCCAATGAGTACATAACGGATTACACCATACCGGCCATGTTTTCCCCCACGATGAGGGACTTTCGAAACAGTGACTGGGTTGGAGGCCACATGGCTTCGCCGCAAAACTACAAGTGCGACTATGTAAGGTTCCACGAAACCTACAAGTTCCCCAACATTGTGCCCATCCATCGGGGTCTTAAGACCAACATTTGGCAGAAACTGGAGCATTATGTGAGGCTACTGACCCTGCGGTCGGATGCCGTCTATGTGTACACCGGACCCATGTTTATGCCCCAGCGGATAACCTTCCGGAATTGGGCCATTCGACATCATGTCATGGGCATGAACACGGTCGCCGTGCCCACGCACTTCTTCAAGGTAATCATTAGCGAGCAGAAGGGGAACTTTGATCTGCCCTTCATGGAGGGATATGTGGTGCCCAATGCTGACATCGACAAGAACATGGATCTTCGAGCCTTTCTCTCGGAGATTCGGGACATCGAGCACTTTGCTGGACTCAAGTTCTACGACGGCAGGGTGCGCAATGAACTGGGAATGAGTATTGTAGACAATCCCAACATGGACTATGAACTGAATATTGAATAA
- the LOC108126247 gene encoding proline-rich protein 36, whose amino-acid sequence MYRKLVITVLLIHLTAGGEIRDAAEEIDVPPAHRAAPPRAPPAAPLGPAPPPPTLVTSAPPPNYPLFFPAAWLPYGRFSASIPPLIVAGPV is encoded by the exons ATGTACAGGAAATTA gtgatcaccgtcctgctgatCCACCTGACAGCCGGGGGCGAGATCCGGGATGCTGCCGAGGAGATAGATGTGCCGCCTGCCCACCGGGCTGCCCCTCCACGAGCCCCGCCTGCTGCGCCACTGGGTCCTGCCCCACCGCCGCCTACTCTTGTGACCTCTGCACCGCCTCCCAACTATCCGCTCTTCTTCCCAGCTGCGTGGCTGCCATACGGACGCTTCAGCGCCTCCATTCCCCCCCTGATAGTGGCAGGTCCTGTCTAA
- the l(3)72Dr gene encoding gamma-glutamyl hydrolase has product MTENHVPTVGVMCIDIATKLQEHFGKNYHSYIAASYVKYLEASGAHIVPVWIGRSRAYYEQIVNQLNGILLPGGAVFIDAADMKNHPNLTNDCVASAEIIYQLVSERNQLARRQNDAGGYFPLWGTCLGFQLILIHACQMQKVRTDCANMQTAMPVHLSKDYKNSQLFGKLPDIMAEKMGKEPCSCHHHHYCITKESLESCNLSNNWHPLATQKDPTGLEFITVLEHRRFPIFGCQFHPERAAFEQLFASEDLCQLGHSQLAIDLAQVLGTQFVKACRRNRNRFSSGLEKARHLIWNWQPVFCGHLKDSHWLQCYIFEKVVDYPKGLGSIGKDFCD; this is encoded by the exons ATGACCGAGAATCACGTTCCGACCGTTGGCGTCATGTGCATTGATATTGCCACCAAGTTGCAAGAGCATTTTGGAAAGAACTATCACAGCTATATAGCTGCGTCGTACGTCAAATATTTGGAGGCATCGGGCGCTCACATAGTGCCTGTTTG GATAGGCCGTAGTCGTGCCTATTATGAACAGATAGTAAACCAGTTGAATGGCATCCTTTTGCCAGGAGGAGCCGTCTTCATCGACGCCGCTGACATGAAGAATCATCCCAATCTCACCAACGATTGTGTGGCAAGTGCAGAAATCATATACCAACTGGTCTCAGAGCGAAACCAGCTGGCAAGGAGACAGAACGACGCCGGCGGCTACTTCCCCCTCTGGGGCACCTGTCTGGGCTTCCAGCTCATCCTAATCCACGCCTGCCAGATGCAAAAGGTGCGCACCGACTGTGCTAACATGCAAACGGCGATGCCAGTGCACTTGTCAAAGGATTACAAGAACTCGCAGCTATTTGGAAAACTTCCGGATATCATGGCGGAGAAAATGGGAAAGGAGCCATGTTCCTGCCACCACCATCACTACTGCATCACGAAGGAGAGCCTGGAGTCCTGCAATTTGAGCAACAACTGGCACCCACTGGCCACCCAAAAAGATCCAACCGGGCTGGAATTTATTACCGTCTTGGAACACCGACGATTTCCCATCTTTGGCTGCCAGTTTCATCCAGAGCGGGCTGCCTTCGAGCAGCTGTTTGCCTCCGAGGATCTCTGCCAATTGGGACATTCCCAGTTGGCCATTGACTTGGCCCAGGTCCTGGGCACCCAGTTTGTAAAGGCCTGTCGCCGGAACAGAAACCGATTTTCCAGCGGGCTGGAAAAGGCCAGGCATCTCATTTGGAACTGGCAGCCTGTGTTCTGTGGCCACTTGAAGGACTCCCACTGGCTGCAGTGCTACATATTCGAAAAGGTCGTGGACTATCCGAAAGGACTTGGCTCAATAGGAAAGGATTTCTGTGATTAA
- the LOC108126129 gene encoding uncharacterized protein, translating into MKLLILACLLGLALGHEVYTYYTPTYGYYPSAYARTSAVLPLAYSRLVAPAAAESHLYHSVETPHSFQQQYRSDYKPLTYEYIY; encoded by the exons ATGAAGCTG CTAATCCTCGCCTGTTTGTTGGGTCTGGCTTTGGGCCATGAGGTGTACACCTACTACACCCCGACCTATGGCTACTATCCTTCAGCCTACGCCAGGACCTCCGCCGTCCTGCCCCTGGCCTACTCCCGTCTGGTGGCCCCGGCCGCTGCCGAGTCGCACCTCTACCACAGTGTCGAGACCCCGCACTCCTTCCAACAGCAATACCGCAGCGACTACAAGCCCCTGACCTATGAGTACATCTACTGA
- the LOC108126128 gene encoding uncharacterized protein — protein sequence MRNYLWFTLLVATVMATSCVKAKPVVSFGVSYHQPSYLGPGPGPYYDNYYGSPYQNGASFYYQNGPVPYRYPYSPGSRYGALDVGIGALSLTPFLL from the exons ATGCGCAATTATCTTTGG TTTACTTTGCTTGTGGCCACCGTGATGgccacctcctgtgtcaaggCCAAGCCAGTGGTCTCCTTTGGGGTCAGCTACCACCAGCCGAGCTACCTGGGACCTGGGCCAGGACCCTACTACGACAACTACTACGGGAGTCCGTACCAAAATGGCGCAAGCTTCTACTACCAGAACGGCCCGGTCCCCTACCGATATCCCTATAGTCCTGGCAGTCGCTACGGAGCTCTCGACGTTGGAATTGGCGCCTTGTCACTAACCCCGTTCCTGctttga
- the LOC108126254 gene encoding uncharacterized protein, whose protein sequence is MFKLCLFLTFCLAFALAAPGLIHSSPILTTSYHSLPSVRVIQPIWTHSVVRPISYGYGHGYGHGHGWI, encoded by the exons ATGTTCAAGCTG TGCCTGTTCCTCACCTTCTGCCTGGCCTTTGCCCTGGCTGCCCCGGGCCTGATCCACTCCTCGCCTATCCTGACCACCTCGTACCACAGTCTGCCCTCGGTGCGAGTGATCCAGCCCATCTGGACGCACAGTGTCGTGCGCCCCATTAGCTACGGCTATGGCCACGGCTACGGCCATGGACACGGATGGATCTGA
- the LOC108126194 gene encoding myb-like protein AA, producing the protein MGTPHVCFADELPQQQQQQQQQQQQHMSASNGSLNNNNSLSKLEVGYGTSTPSPGGSLSVSPTPRYERNLGFFRQLSRRFGLRSQDDLVQSDDAAAVATSTAAKGAGAGAGGTLLEEDAHSSSTDSCSSGRGLSNAQQSRLELMSMSCASSETSSTLDIEEQQEQQLQLQQQQQQQQQEQLQAKKKPVSRASFSRLHRRSTSSLRRAFESLSLTSRSLSCSGPSPPPPPSAIQPAAALPLKSALKSASNVELNRQQNHQHQHQHPHPAGRSSSTSSSGSKSKQKPPPQRILRQPVSYTYLKGMSGLPTQRVPRSSVCCQYARR; encoded by the coding sequence ATGGGAACCCCGCATGTTTGCTTCGCCGATGAGTTgccgcaacagcagcagcaacaacaacagcaacaacaacaacatatgAGCGCCAGCAATGGAAGcctgaacaacaacaacagtctCAGCAAATTGGAAGTGGGCTACGGCACTTCCACGCCCTCGCCGGGCGGCAGCTTGAGCGTCTCGCCCACGCCGCGCTACGAACGCAATCTGGGCTTCTTTCGGCAGCTGAGCCGTCGCTTCGGCCTGAGGTCGCAGGATGACCTAGTTCAATCGGATGACGCAGCTGCAGTTGCAACATCCACGGCGGCCAAGGGGGCCGGAGCCGGTGCAGGAGGCACTCTGCTGGAAGAGGATGCCCACAGTTCATCGACCGACTCGTGCTCCTCGGGGCGTGGCCTCAGCAACGCTCAGCAGTCGCGTCTGGAACTGATGTCCATGTCCTGCGCCTCCAGCGAAACCAGCAGCACCCTGGACATCGAGGAGCAGCAGGAACAGCAACTTCAgctccagcaacaacaacaacaacagcagcaggagcagttgCAGGCCAAAAAGAAGCCCGTTAGTCGAGCCAGCTTTTCGCGCCTGCACCGGCGCTCCACGTCCTCGCTGCGTCGCGCCTTCGAAAGCCTCTCGCTGACCTCTCGCTCGCTCTCCTGCAGCGGCCCCTCGCCGCCACCACCCCCCTCCGCGATCCAGCCAGCAGCCGCCTTGCCTCTGAAGTCAGCCCTCAAGTCCGCCTCGAACGTGGAACTCAACAGACAGCAGaatcatcagcatcagcaccaGCACCCTCACCCGGCGGGCAGGTCGTCCTCCACCTCGAGCTCGGGGTCCAAAAGCAAGCAGAAGCCGCCGCCCCAGAGGATTCTGCGCCAGCCCGTATCCTACACATATCTGAAGGGCATGTCCGGTCTGCCGACGCAGCGGGTGCCGCGCAGCTCTGTCTGCTGCCAGTATGCCAGGCGTTGA
- the LOC108126239 gene encoding vitelline membrane protein Vm26Ab, with product MFKLIVAVVFALFACAAAKPGIVAPLAYSAPYVASPYVASPYVASPYVAAPYTAAYTAAYTAPYAAAYTAPYAAAAYTAPLLLKK from the coding sequence ATGTTCAAGCTCATCGTCGCCGTTGTCTTCGCTCTGTTCGCCTGCGCCGCCGCCAAGCCCGGAATCGTGGCTCCTCTGGCCTACTCCGCGCCCTACGTGGCCTCCCCCTACGTGGCATCCCCCTACGTGGCGTCTCCCTATGTGGCCGCTCCCTACACTGCTGCCTACACCGCCGCCTACACCGCCCCCTACGCCGCCGCCTACACAGCACCCTACGCCGCTGCCGCCTACACCGCCCCCCTTCTGCTGAAGAAGTAG